CCGGACGAAGGCGGCACTGTCGGTGGGGAGCACCCGCTCGGGGTCGAGACCCACCTCCGTGTAGATGGCCCGGGTGAAGTCGTACCAGGAGCCCTGGCCGGCGTTCGTGCCGTGGTAGACGCCCGCCGGGGCGTCGCCGTCGACGAGCTCGACGATCCGCGCGGCGAGGTCGCCGGTCCAGGTGGGCTGCCCGACCTGGTCCGTGACGACGCTCACGGTGTCGTGCGACGCGGCGAGACGGAGCATCGTGGCCGCGAAGTTCGGCCCGTGCGCGCCGTAGATCCACGCCGTCCGGACCACGTACGAGGTGTCCGGGGCGATGTCGCGGACGAACGCCTCGCCAGCGGCCTTCGACCGGCCGTACGCGTTGATCGGGTCGGTCGGCGCGTCCTCCGCGTAGGGCGCCGTGCCGTTGCCGTCGAACACGTAGTCCGTCGACACGGTGAGGAGCTTCGCCCCGTGCCGGACCGTGGCCTCGGCGAGGAGCTTCGGCCCCGTGGCGTTGACGGCGTACGCGTCGTCCTCGTGGGTCTCGGCGTCGTCGACCTTCGTGTAGGCCGCGGAGTTGATGACGACGTCGTGCCCGGCGACGGCCGCGTCGACCGCGTCGGCGTCGGTGATGTCGAGGTCCGCGCGGCCGAGGGCCGTGACGTCACGTCCGGCGAGGGCGTGCTGGAGGTCCTGGCCGAGCATGCCGGCCGCCCCCGTGATGAGGTATCGCGTCATGGTGTCGTGGGTCCCGTCGGGGTCGGTCACGCCGCTCAGCTGAGCGCCGCACGCTCCTTGAGGGGCTCCCACCAGGCGCGGTTGTCGCGGTACCACTGCACGACCTCGGCGAGGCCCTGCTCGAACGGCACCTGCGGCTCGTAGCCGAGCTCCTCGCGGATCTTCGTGATGTCCACCGAGTAGCGGAGGTCGTGTCCGAGCCGGTCGGCGACGCGGTCGACGCTCGACCAGTCGTGGCCGGTGGCGTCGAGGAGCAGCTGCGTGAGCTCCTTGTTCGTCAGCTCCGTCCCGCCGCCGATGTTGTAGACCTCGCCGGCGCGGCCCTTGACGAGCACGAGCGCGATGCCGCGGCAGTGGTCGTCGACGTGCAGCCAGTCCCGGACGTTGTTGCCCTCGCCGTAGAGCGGGACGTGCTTGCCGTCGATGAGGTTCGTCACGAACAGCGGGATGACCTTCTCGGGGAAGTGGTACGGCCCGTAGTTGTTCGAGCAGCGCGTGATCGACAGGTTCATGCCGTGCGTGCGGTGGTAGCTGCGGGCGAGCAGGTCGCTGCCGGCCTTCGACGCCGAGTAGGGCGAGTTCGGCTCGAGCGGGCGGTCCTCGGCCCAGGAGCCCTCGCTGATGGAGCCGTAGACCTCGTCCGTGGAGACGTGCACGAACCGCTCGGTGCCGTGCCGGAGCGCGGCGTCGAGGAGGCGCTGCGTGCCGACGACGTTGGTCTCGACGAAGATGCCCGAGTCGCGGACGGACCGGTCGACGTGCGACTCGGCGGCGAAGTGGACGATCGCGTCGACCGTCGGGACGACCTCGTCGAGCTTCGCGGCGTCGCGGATGTCACCGTGCACGAACGTGTACCGCGGGGAGTCGGCGACGGGTGCCAGGTTGGCTTCGTTGCCCGAGTACGTCAGTGCGTCGTACACCACGACCTCGGCGCCCTCGAGGCCCGGGTAGGCGTCCTCGAGCGTTCGGCGGACGAAGTTCGAGCCGATGAAGCCGGCCCCTCCGGTGACGAGGATCTTCACTGGGGTCTCT
This is a stretch of genomic DNA from Curtobacterium sp. 458. It encodes these proteins:
- the rfbD gene encoding dTDP-4-dehydrorhamnose reductase translates to MTRYLITGAAGMLGQDLQHALAGRDVTALGRADLDITDADAVDAAVAGHDVVINSAAYTKVDDAETHEDDAYAVNATGPKLLAEATVRHGAKLLTVSTDYVFDGNGTAPYAEDAPTDPINAYGRSKAAGEAFVRDIAPDTSYVVRTAWIYGAHGPNFAATMLRLAASHDTVSVVTDQVGQPTWTGDLAARIVELVDGDAPAGVYHGTNAGQGSWYDFTRAIYTEVGLDPERVLPTDSAAFVRPAPRPAYSVLGHDAWSRAGLAPMRDWREALHAAVQAGALQA
- the rfbB gene encoding dTDP-glucose 4,6-dehydratase, whose protein sequence is MKILVTGGAGFIGSNFVRRTLEDAYPGLEGAEVVVYDALTYSGNEANLAPVADSPRYTFVHGDIRDAAKLDEVVPTVDAIVHFAAESHVDRSVRDSGIFVETNVVGTQRLLDAALRHGTERFVHVSTDEVYGSISEGSWAEDRPLEPNSPYSASKAGSDLLARSYHRTHGMNLSITRCSNNYGPYHFPEKVIPLFVTNLIDGKHVPLYGEGNNVRDWLHVDDHCRGIALVLVKGRAGEVYNIGGGTELTNKELTQLLLDATGHDWSSVDRVADRLGHDLRYSVDITKIREELGYEPQVPFEQGLAEVVQWYRDNRAWWEPLKERAALS